CCGTCCTTGCCGGCGAGACCGCACTCGCGAATGGCGACCATGCCTGGCTTACCCGCGAGCGGCAGAATTTGGCCGCGCTGGCGGAGACGGAGACCAGTGACCGAGTGCTCCGGACGCGGCTGCGGCTGCTGGTCGCCGAGTCGAGCGGTGACTGGTCGAACGTTCTTGAGGACGCGCGGAAGCTGCGCCTCGGGCACGCCCTCGGTGGCCTGGTGACAGCGCGCTATGCGCGGCACTGTGCGCTGCATCAGAGATTCGAGGAGGCAGAAGCCCTCTGGGACGAGGCAGCCGGCGACGCGTGCCTCGCCCAACGCTGGACAGACGCGGCAACCTGGACATTCAGCCGTCGAGCCTTCCGGGGCCGCTGGAAGCCATTTACAAGCGACGAACTGCTGCCGCTGCAGACGGCGCTACGCGAGATGGGGCCCACTCGCCCCGTCATCGCGACTGCGGAGGGCGCCTACGAGGAGGCTCTGGAAGGGCTACGCGTTCAGAAACTACGCTCCGCAGCAATTTCCGCTCAACGAGCACTGCGAGACGCTGTGGCGGTGAGCGACTGGGTGGCAGAGGGTAAGGCCAGGCAAGTCCTGGCCGCCGTGCTGGTCGAGGCGGACGAGCCGGTGGTCGCCGCGCGTCACCTCACTCGGGCGGGCGACGTCGAAGCCATCAAGAACCTAGGCAAGGCGTGCTCCAGCAGCTTTATCGACATCACCGCTGAGCTGTCGGCCCCCAACTACTGGACCGTCGGTACCGCCTACCGGCTGATCGCGCAGCAGGCAGACGTGATTCCCGACGGCATGGTAAGGGTGATCGCGGGTCACATTGTCGCCGAGATCGCAGGCGCTGAAGCACACGAGCTGGTCGACCTCAGATCCTTCGCGACCTCTCGTTACCGCGGAGCACTGAGCGCTCTCGCCGGCATCTCTGACCGCCTCACGTCTGAACATGCCGAGACGGTCTTGTCCCACTTCGAGCGGCAGCCGAAGGTAGAAGTGAATCACTATCGCCTCCACGATGAGGACGAAGCCGCAGCGGTAGCGCGTATCGCAATCAACCAGCCGGCACTCAGCCAGCGAGCCATACCGCACTTGGTGGCGTTGTTGGCCCGGTCGCAGTCATCGCGCAACCAGGCCGCGCGGGAAGCTATCGACCATTACATCGAGATCGCGAAACCTCACCTCGCCGAGCTGGCCGCCGAAGATGACGGGTGGGCGCAGGAGACGCTCGCCTATCACGATCCCGAAGCCAACCCGCCGGAAGTTGTCGAGCAGGCGTTGAGCCGCCTCACTACCCCCCTCAGCCACCAGCCGGGCGTCTACAGCACGGGAACCACCGCCGTCGGCGACTCGCTGCTCGTTCGTGCGATGCCCTCCACGCGCCTGGAGCCGGCCGTCGCGGAGCTCCTCCGGCGAGCCGACGACCCCCACGTCGGCTCCAGCGACCGAGGGGAATACCTGGTCGCCGCGTCCAATCTCGCTCCCCATCTCGACGACGACGACCGCGACAAGCACTTCCCGGTCGCCCTGCGATGTGCCTCGGCGCCTACATCGTCTGACCACGATGAATTTGATCAGCGGTTCGACCATCGGCTCGGATTCCTACGGATCACCAACCCCGACCAGGACAGCCGTGACCGCGCGTTGTTCCTCGCGGCCTGCCTAGCCACCGACGACGCTCGACGCGCCGCAGTCAGAAGCCAGGCGTACGCACTTCTCGGAGCCGGCGAAAACTCGGACTACTGGCCGACCCGAGCCCTGCAACAACTCGGTGACGCACTGAAGGACGATGTTGGATTCCTGGTCGCGCAGGGGTGGGCACTCAGGTCGTTCGCGGCAATCCTCTGGACGCGGCACGGCAACCCGCCGCAAGTCGGGGCACGGCTCGCCGCCGACAAGGACGTCCGCGTCCGACGAGCCCTTGCCGAGGCCCTCGCCAGCGTCGAAGTCGCGGGCTATCAGTCCTCCGCGCGCGACCGGCTCGCCCAAGACCCCTGCCACAGCGTCCGCTCCGCCCTGTGTATCCGGACAAGATAGTCCGAGTAGCGTGACCCCACGCTGCGCTTGACTGCCGCTCTTCGGCCGGGATGCTCCGCCTTTCCGGGGTGCTCAACGTTGCGCCAAGGCATCAGAATGGACTGCGTGGCAGTTTCGCCCGGCACAGCAAGAGCGACCGGCCCCAACGGCAACTCGTCGGCATCGACGGTCCCGGGTAGGTCTAACAGGCCCGGTGGCCTATCTGGCCCTGCCTACGTCAGATATTCCCGCGACACCCTGACCGTGGACGGCGGGCCGGACGGCCGGTGGATCGCCGCAGACGAGTCGGGCTGGGATGGCGAGGCCCTTTTTCAGCCCACCGAGCCGTACATGACCATCGGTTCGGTCGCCATCGACGACGGCGACGCCGGGACGGTGTTGGCCCTGCTGCGTCGCGACGCCGGTATCAAGCAGGCTGGTGAGCTGAAGTTCAGCCACTTTGCCCGGGGCGGTAACCAGCGGCGGCTTGAGGTACTCGCAACGGCGCTGGAGCCCGGCGGCATGCTTGCCGGCAGGGCGAGCATCTTCATGATCGACAAGCGGTTCTTCGTGACAGCCAAGATCATTGACTTGCTGCTTGAGGAGTATGCGCACGAGAACGGCGTGGACCTGCACGCGGACGACCAGGCTCGGCGGTACGCGCAAAAGCTGATCGAAGAGGGCCCGCGGGCGCTTGGGGCCCCCATGTTCAACGAACTGATCAGAGTGTTTGTCCGCTTCGGCGGCATCCGCAACCGAGGACAGGCGTTGGTCGAGGTAGCCGAGTTGTTCCAGGTACTCGATGTTGCCGAACGCCGATCGCATCGCCGAGCGATCACGGACATCCTGGGCATGCTGGTACGGTGCCGCGCGCAGGCTGATGAACTGCAGAAGACGATGCTTGAACCGGACTTCCTTCTGGCGATGGAACCGTTGATCCCGGCGATGCCCGCCGTGCTCAACGAGTGGTCACGGCAAATCGGGCCGGCCAGCCTGCTCATGGACGCCCACAAGGTTCTGACCGACGACCGCATCGACATCTTGTGGAAGGCCATGACGGCGGGTCACCCAGACTTTCGATTCCTCTGGACTGGCGTCAGGCCGCGAGGGCTGGCACGGGGTGACTCATTGGAGCATCCGTCGATCCAACTCGCCGACCTCGTAGCGGGGGCGGGACGCGCAGTGGCGCACTTTCACGAAGGCCTGACCACCCCCACCGCAGAAGTCGGCGCCGCACTCGCAACCAGCGTCGCCCCGCTCATCACACCGCACAGCCTGATCGCGCACGACGAGCCCGCCCGCTTCTCCCGGCCAAAAGAGTCGAGGGGCCACCCGCCTACACGCTCGTAGATCTCAGACAGCCGGATCTTGTTCGGTGTCAACCCGGGTTCAACCTTGACCCCTCTGATCAGGCGGGTTCCAAAACACGGGTCAGTTTCAGGCGGAGCCGACCAGTTCGGTTCGTTCTCGGGCCGGGGCTGCCATATACGACCGTGTTCAGCTCCATCGAGTACGCCGTGCCCCTTACTGTCGGGTGGTGCAGCGATGGGATTCGCTCAATGAGCGGCAGCTCGACCTGCTTCGCCGGATCCACGGCGGTGATGACCTCAGCGGCCCGGACGGCGTCGAGTACCGCCGGTCGGCGCGTGCGCTCCAAGACCGGAACCTGGTGATGGTGACACGCAAGGCAGGGGTGTGGAGGGCGTGCTCGACCGATGCCGGTCGCTTCTACCTTGAGCATGGCCACCATCCCGATCATCCCGACCACCGTGCTTCCCTCCCGCGGTCCGAGACGCCGGCACCCGGCGACAACACCGGCGGCGCTTCGTCGGCGGACCTGCTGCGATCGGCTCGCGAACTGCTCGACCGCCTGCAGCACGAGGGCGGCATGGTCCGTATCGAGAGTCCCGACAGTGGAACGCGGGCCCGGTACCGCCGGATCATTCACGCGTTCAAGCAGCAGGGACTTGTGTCATCGGGTCACCATCTACGCCACACTGGCCGCGACGCCGGCGACATCGTCATCCGCCTGTACACCGATGCCGGTCCGGACGAGACCGACTGGAACCGGATCCGGCTCAACACCCGACGTGTCACCACCGACCCGCATCTGGCCTTCAGCGCCCTCGAAGCCGATCCGACCAACCTCGCCGTCAGCCCGGACTCACTGCCCCGGGCGTTGCTGCTGATCCGGCAGCTCGCCGGCGAGGCGGCCCGGCGTGGGCACCGGCTCGGGGTCAACACCAAGGCGAAACACCCGAGGGTGTTCCTCCAGGCCGGGCAGGTCCGACGCACGGTCACCCTGACCGAGGAACGCGACCAGGTCCCGCACGAACCCACCGCCGAGGAGCTGAAGGTGCTGCGCCTGCGGCCGTGGATGAAACCCGCGGAGTTCGACGTCGTCGACTCCGGCAGGCTCCGCTTGGAGATCGCCCGGGCCGGACACGACAACCGGGACACCTGGACCGACACCCCACGCGTACGTCTGGAACAGCGCGTCGCGCAGATCATCCAAGGGTTCGAGGCTGGCGTCACCGCCGACGAACAGCAAAGGCGGGCAGCCGAGGCCGCGAGGGAGAAGGCCGAGGCCGAACACCGTCGGCGGCAGGAGGAAGCCGCGGCCGAGCGCAGACGGCAGGAGGAGGCCACCCTCGCCCGATGGCACGCCGCGATGGCCGACGCCCGCGTTCAGGCCGCGGACAAGATCCGCGCGGAAACCTTCCGCAACGCCTACCAGGCGTGGACCACCGCAGCCGGCATCCGCGCGTTCTGTACCGCCCTTGAACAAGCGGCCGAGGGGCGGACCGGCGTCGGCGGGTACCTCGCCAGCTGGGTCGCGTGGGGCAGGGCCGCCGCCGACCGGATCGACCCCATTCGCAATCCCCGCGTGCTAGCTGACATCGATTACAACCCCGAACCCGGACCCGACGATCTGCGCCCGTTCCTCGGTGACTGGAGCCCCCATGGGCCGCGCAAGGAGCACCGCCCTGATCACGACCGGCAGGCCCACGCCGGCATCCGCCGACAGGCCGAATCGTGGCACCACGGGCTGCTCGACCGCGGCGCCTGAAGTGCGTCCACCTCAACCTCCACCACCCTCCGGCCGGATGCGCACGAGCCTGCGCCGGGACCTGCCGCCATCGCGGCGCGAACCGCCAGCACGACCCGGTACCACGCAACAAGCGACGCTCACCCGAAGGACGGCTGGATGAGAATCGACCCCTCCTGCTTCACCGTCGGCGACGCATGGGCGTACCGGCAGTCGGACCACGGACCGTCCGAACGCGTCCGCATCCTGGCCGTCGAGCCGAAGAAGACCAGCGCTCGCCTCGAGATCAGATTCCTCGACGACCCCGACGAACGGGTGGAGAAGGTCCCCGGATCGCGGCTGCGGGTGCCGTGGAACGAGGTCGGGACCTTCGACGCGCTGATGGCGAACTGGCAACGCATCGACGACCTGAGCCTCGATCACACAGAGGAAGCCTGCATCGAGGAGATCTTCGGCCTCCTGATCAGCGAAGACGTAGCCGAACTGCTCTGGTCCCCGGTGTCATGCGCCACCGACATCCACGACAGGGCCCGGCTGAGCGAGATCATCGACGGCCCGGTCGACGACATCCTCGCCTCGGCTGAATGGTTCGACCACGACGGCCGGACCATCCTGTCACCGGCCGGCACCCTCCACCTGGTCGAGGCCGCGTGCCATGCCCATCCGACCCAGGTCCTCGACCTCGTCATCGAGCAGGAAGCCCAGTCCCGCCGCAAATGCAAGTTCGGCGATGAGCACCGCGTCGGCCGCGACAGCCGGTCGACGACACCGGAATGGGAGTACGACTGGTACCGCCGCCACGACCGGCCCCGCCACGAACTACTACGCCAGTGGTGCGGCCACCGGGCAGTCACCCACCACGAACGGTTCCTCGCCGCCGAAGCCGAAACCCACCGCCTCGACATCCTGATTACCGACCTCCTCAAGGCCCTTGACACCCTCGGCGAACACGAACAGGCCACCCGGTTCGCCGAGGAACACGAACGCGACCGCATCACACCCCACACGATGCGCCCCGTCGTCGAACGCCCCCTACACCCCTCCGAGATACCCGTACGCGAGATCAAGGTCAGGCGCCGCTGGTGGTGAACTCCCTGCGCGAGTTGAGCTGCGGCTTGTCTCCGCGCTGAGCAGCCAGCGAGCTGGCCGCCGGCCGATCTGGATGCGCGGGCGTTGGCGTGGGCGGCTGTTGGGACGTCGGCGCCGGTTGTCAACGCCGGCTGAATTTTGACCCCTCTGTTCCGGCCGAATTTTGACCCCCTCGTTGGTTGTTGATGTTCAGTCGTTGGTCTTGGTGGCTGCGGGGACGCGGCCGAGGTCGCGGTCTTTGAGTCGGTAGCTGTCGCCCTTCATCGAGATGACTTCGGCGTGGTGGACGAGGCGGTCGATCATGGCTGCGGCGACGACGTCGTCGCCGAACACTTCGCCCCAGCGGCCGAAGGGCTTGTTGCTGGTGACGATCAGGCTGGCTCGTTCGTAGCGGTTGGAGACGAGTTGGAAGAACAGGTTCGCGGCTTCGGCTTCGAAGGGGATGTAGCCGACCTCGTCGACGATCAGCAGCGGGATCCGGCCGAGCTTGACCAACTCGTCTTGCAGGCGGCCGGCGTGGTGGGCGTCGGCGAGGCGGGACACCCATTGGGCGGCGGTGGCGAACGCGACCCGGTGTCCGGCCTGGCAGGCCCGGATCCCGAGGCCGATGGACAGGTGGGTTTTGCCGGTGCCAGGCGGGCCCAGGAAGACGACGTTCTCTCGGCCGGTGATGAAGTCGAGGGTGCCCAGGTGGGCGATCGTTTCCCGCTTCAGAGAGCGTTGGTGGTCGAAGTCGAACTCCTCCAGGCTTTTGCGGGCCGGGAACCTCGCGGCCCGGATGCGTCCCTCACCGCCATGAGCCTCCCGAGCGGCGACTTCCCGTTGCAGGCAGGCGGCGAGGAACTCCTCGTGCGTCCACGACTCCGCCCGGGCCCGCTCCGCCAACCTCTCGACGGAGGCGGCCAGGGACGGCGCCTTCAGGGCTCGGGTGAGGAACGCGATCTCGGATGCGACGTTGCGGCTGGTCTTGGCGGCCATCACGCAGCCACCTCAACGTCGAGGCCGAACAGACGGTCGTAGTCGCTCAACGGCCGACGTTCAACCTGAGCGTCGACGGCGGTCGTCGGGGTGCGTTGGACGGCGACGCGCAGGTCCGCTGCGGCTTGGCGGTGAGCGGGGTCGGTGATGCTCTGATGGTTCGCCCAGCACCGGTCATGCCTGGCCACCACCCGACCGTCGCAGAGCACCGTCACCTGGTCGCCGTCGGCGGTGACGTCAACCCGCCGGCCGACCACGGCTGGGTGCACCGAGTAGTCGTTGCCGTCCAAGCGAACGTAGTGATCGCGGGGCAGCCGGGTGGTCTGCCTCCAGCCGACCACCGGCGCGACCGGTGGCAGCGGCAGCATCACCTGCCGGTCGGCGTCCCACCGCTCAGCCGGCCGGCAGCCCAACACCCGGTGCTGACGGTTGTTCGCCCGCACCAACCACTCGGTGAGCTGGGCGTTGAAGTCGCCGGGTGAGGCGAAGCGGCGTCCGGGCAGGAATGAGGTCTCCAGATAGCCGTTGGCCCGCTCGACCAGGCCCTTCGATTCGGGGTCCGCCGGCCGACACTGGATCACCTTGATACCGAGGGTGCCGCGGAAGGCGTTCATCGCCTCGGTCAGCTGCGGCCTGCCGGCCCGCCACTGCCCGATGGCGGACTCGTTGTCCCACACCAACGCCTTAGGCACCCGCCCCCAGCCGGAGATCAACGTCCAGTGCCCGGCCAGCAGATCCGGCGACTGCCGCGACGGGATCATCACCGCCGACAGCCACCGCGAATAGCCGGACACCATCACCAACACCGGCGGACGGCCGACCTGCCCGAAGCCCAACGGCACGTCCGCCGGCGGGAACCACAGATCACACTGCGCCAGCTCACCCGGCAGATACTCCGTCCGCTGGCTGGGGTCGGGGCGGCGGAACAGCGGCCGCAGCTGCTGCACCCGGTCGGCGAACACCGTCGTGCCGCGAGTCCACCCGACCCGTTCCATGATCACCGTCGTTGGCATGTCCGGGAACTCCGCCAACAGCGCCCGGATCTGCGGCTCGACCGCGTCCACGATCGAGCCCTTCGCCGCCCGCTGATAGCGGGGTGGCTCATGACTGGCCAAGGCCTTGCGCACCGTGTTCCGCGAGACCCCCAGCCGGCGGCAGATGGCCTTGATCGCCATCTGCTCCGCCCGGTGCAACCGACGGATCTCCGCCCAGTCCTCCACGCTCAGCACCTCCCGATGCTTCCGGAAGGGGTCAAAATTCAGCCGGAACCACGGGGTCAGTTTTCAGGCGGAGTCGACACCGGTCGGACTTGGTCGAGTCCACGGCTATTGCCGCCCCTGTTGTGCCGGCTGTAGACCTGGCCACCAGGCTGGAGCTGCTGGTGACATCTGTCAGGCTGGGTGCGCCCCAGCCGTCAAGCGGGTGCCCCAACTACCAGCCAGCCCCACAGTCTTCGGTGGCGAGAGCCTCTGCGAGTTCCACGACGCCCAGACTGGCACAAACACCAACAGGCGCAGGGACCGCTGCCGTGCGCACCTCGCGTCGGGCACGACACGCCATCTGGCGAGCTCGTCGGGTTCCAAATCAACGTGTCGTAGATGCCCAACATCCCCAGCACCGGCACGCCCGGTGAACGAACGTCCGCCGAGGTGCGCACCTCCCCGAGCGCCGGCCGGTCCCGCAATTGCATCGAGTCCATGCTGCACCTGCTCACCCGAATGCTGTGGGCTGACCACCGCTCCACCTCGACCCCATCACCATGCAGGTCACATCAGCTGCCCGCACAGCCAACCTCATCGCCTCCGTCGGCGGGATCAGCGACGATCGCTGTTCACGTTCTAAGATCCCACCGAAGCTCATGCTGAGTCGCCTTCACACGTCACTCCGCTGGGCGCGGCCATCCAAGGTTGATCACCCCGGGTAGGTTCCCATATGCCAAACAACTTCACCGCCGACCCCTCGACGCTTCGTCAGCTGATCCTGCAGCCGGGGCAGGGGTTCTATGTTCCTGCCTATCAGCGCGACTTCACCTGGGGCAAGGACGAGATCAGTCGGCTGTTCGAGGATCTAGAGCAGGGAATCACAAGGGCCACGCAGGGGCAGACGCCCTCAACCTTCCTGGGCTCGGTGATCCTCGTTAGTGACAGAGACAGCGTGATGCCAAAGCATGCAGACGCGCTTCCTACGACGGTACTCCAGGTCGTAGACGGCCAGCAGAGGCTTTCGACACTACTCACCGTGTTCGTGGTCCTGTCGAGGTTCGTCTCTGACGATATGCGATGGCTCCAGCAGCAAATCGACGGCGGGTCTACAGACCCGCTCGATATCTGGTTGCTGAACACCCTGGGTGAACGGCGCGACGAACTCCTCGACGCGATCGCTTTCAAGACATTCTCAGGAACCGGCGAGTTCAAGTGGAAGCCTCGGCTAATTCGTCAGGTGAGTGATGTATGGGGTAATGACCCGACTCATGCTACTTATCAGAGTGACATCGCGTGGCTGCTGATGGAGGTAA
The Micromonospora sp. R77 DNA segment above includes these coding regions:
- the istB gene encoding IS21-like element helper ATPase IstB; its protein translation is MAAKTSRNVASEIAFLTRALKAPSLAASVERLAERARAESWTHEEFLAACLQREVAAREAHGGEGRIRAARFPARKSLEEFDFDHQRSLKRETIAHLGTLDFITGRENVVFLGPPGTGKTHLSIGLGIRACQAGHRVAFATAAQWVSRLADAHHAGRLQDELVKLGRIPLLIVDEVGYIPFEAEAANLFFQLVSNRYERASLIVTSNKPFGRWGEVFGDDVVAAAMIDRLVHHAEVISMKGDSYRLKDRDLGRVPAATKTND
- the istA gene encoding IS21 family transposase: MLSVEDWAEIRRLHRAEQMAIKAICRRLGVSRNTVRKALASHEPPRYQRAAKGSIVDAVEPQIRALLAEFPDMPTTVIMERVGWTRGTTVFADRVQQLRPLFRRPDPSQRTEYLPGELAQCDLWFPPADVPLGFGQVGRPPVLVMVSGYSRWLSAVMIPSRQSPDLLAGHWTLISGWGRVPKALVWDNESAIGQWRAGRPQLTEAMNAFRGTLGIKVIQCRPADPESKGLVERANGYLETSFLPGRRFASPGDFNAQLTEWLVRANNRQHRVLGCRPAERWDADRQVMLPLPPVAPVVGWRQTTRLPRDHYVRLDGNDYSVHPAVVGRRVDVTADGDQVTVLCDGRVVARHDRCWANHQSITDPAHRQAAADLRVAVQRTPTTAVDAQVERRPLSDYDRLFGLDVEVAA